One window from the genome of Sulfodiicoccus acidiphilus encodes:
- a CDS encoding sulfite exporter TauE/SafE family protein — protein sequence MITPLYSIEVVVAAILAGLLGSLTGLGGGVVLTPVLILFLGVPIPYALGTSLISTIATSSGAASAYVKDELSNMRIGISLEVGTTSGAIAGSLTLYEIERLHLLNIIAIIFGAVLMFSTFPNFVRMKTEVPEGVKPDFFTRKLKLMGTYYDQALRREVKYVGRRYPLGLIGMFVAGYMSGLLGIGSGAFKVLAMDFMMTLPFKISTATSNFMIGVTAATSSGLYWSFGFIDPVLVASTIPGVLLGSLIGTRYLNRLMSRRLRQLFTVVLILLGIQLILRGLGVIG from the coding sequence ATGATAACGCCGCTCTACTCGATCGAGGTTGTCGTCGCGGCCATTCTGGCCGGACTTCTCGGTTCGCTCACGGGCTTGGGAGGCGGCGTAGTCCTTACGCCTGTGCTCATACTTTTCCTCGGGGTTCCAATTCCGTACGCCCTCGGAACGTCCCTCATCTCCACCATAGCTACGTCCAGCGGCGCCGCCTCGGCCTACGTCAAGGACGAGCTCTCCAACATGAGGATAGGGATATCCCTAGAGGTAGGGACTACTTCTGGCGCCATAGCTGGCTCCCTCACCCTTTACGAAATAGAGAGGTTGCACCTCCTGAACATAATTGCAATAATATTCGGCGCGGTCCTCATGTTCTCGACCTTCCCCAACTTCGTGAGGATGAAGACGGAAGTGCCGGAGGGCGTGAAGCCAGACTTCTTCACGAGGAAGCTCAAGCTCATGGGCACCTACTACGATCAGGCCCTCAGGAGGGAGGTGAAGTACGTGGGGAGGAGGTATCCCCTCGGACTCATAGGCATGTTCGTGGCCGGCTACATGTCTGGCCTCCTAGGAATAGGTTCTGGCGCTTTCAAGGTCCTAGCGATGGACTTCATGATGACCCTCCCCTTCAAGATAAGCACAGCAACTAGCAACTTCATGATTGGAGTGACCGCAGCCACTAGCTCCGGACTGTACTGGAGCTTCGGATTCATAGACCCGGTGCTGGTCGCCTCGACTATACCTGGAGTGCTGTTGGGCTCCCTGATCGGGACGAGGTACCTCAACAGGTTGATGTCGAGGAGACTCAGGCAGCTGTTCACAGTCGTGTTGATATTGTTGGGCATACAGCTCATATTGAGGGGACTTGGGGTGATAGGATGA
- a CDS encoding NTP transferase domain-containing protein: protein MVVMAGGLGTRLSPDKPLLEVCGRPMALRMAEVGGRLGPVTFAVVRGRPGEGLPGPKVYTSGRGYEWDVVEAVEAVGTPALVLPADVPLIRVDHLFALVEGCEADLCNLLSLGRFVGISLWRSSRPATHQDVELGERILNVNGPVELELARGECAKVAEGRS, encoded by the coding sequence GTGGTGGTGATGGCCGGTGGACTGGGCACTAGACTCTCGCCAGATAAACCCCTCCTGGAGGTGTGCGGACGACCAATGGCCCTCAGGATGGCGGAGGTGGGCGGGAGACTAGGCCCCGTCACCTTCGCGGTAGTGAGGGGAAGGCCGGGTGAGGGACTCCCCGGGCCCAAGGTCTACACCTCGGGCAGAGGGTATGAGTGGGACGTGGTGGAGGCGGTGGAGGCGGTGGGCACGCCGGCCTTGGTGCTTCCCGCAGACGTCCCCCTGATCCGGGTAGACCATCTGTTTGCCCTGGTGGAAGGGTGTGAGGCTGACCTCTGCAACCTCCTGAGCTTGGGCCGGTTCGTGGGGATAAGCCTATGGAGGTCTTCAAGGCCCGCGACTCACCAGGACGTGGAGCTAGGAGAACGGATCCTGAACGTCAACGGCCCCGTCGAACTGGAGCTAGCCAGAGGAGAGTGCGCCAAGGTCGCCGAAGGGAGAAGTTAG
- a CDS encoding (Fe-S)-binding protein → MNECVHCGFCLEACPTYVVTRSEVHSPRGRIMAMRLGLESSGLGTCVFCRRCEEACPSGVPYGELISAHRRADASTAGMHRLLENPRALASALRLVMKGNGETSARLREFVKEVREPLEYRDQSAEVVLFPGCLTAVVLRQTVEKALKYLRRWFKVEVVNGCCGLPHMGEGERDRAEEIATAWSSKLKGRKVVVLSANCAAHMKERWKGVEVYDFAEFVERNGLELPRVDAKVTLHEPCHAKVVGISGYTRAMLKRMGVQVVEMDDPSFECGAGGSYFLFQPELADAIFEEKARKVGRTGIETVVSSNPSCSLSLGRKFKVIHPADLLD, encoded by the coding sequence GTGAACGAGTGCGTACACTGCGGGTTCTGTCTCGAGGCCTGCCCCACTTACGTAGTCACTAGGTCGGAAGTTCATTCCCCTAGAGGCAGGATCATGGCTATGAGGTTGGGGTTAGAGAGTTCAGGCCTAGGGACCTGCGTCTTCTGCAGGAGGTGTGAGGAGGCGTGTCCCAGCGGCGTCCCCTATGGCGAACTTATATCCGCCCACAGGAGGGCCGACGCCTCCACTGCTGGAATGCACAGACTCCTGGAGAACCCCAGGGCCTTGGCGTCAGCCCTCAGACTGGTCATGAAGGGAAATGGAGAGACGTCGGCGAGGCTGAGGGAGTTCGTGAAGGAGGTCAGGGAGCCTCTAGAGTACAGAGACCAGAGCGCTGAAGTAGTGCTCTTCCCAGGATGCCTCACGGCGGTGGTTTTGAGGCAGACGGTAGAGAAGGCCCTTAAGTACCTGAGGAGGTGGTTCAAAGTCGAGGTGGTGAACGGTTGTTGCGGCCTACCACATATGGGAGAGGGGGAGAGGGACAGGGCGGAAGAAATTGCGACCGCGTGGTCGTCCAAGTTGAAGGGTAGGAAGGTTGTGGTGCTCTCGGCGAACTGTGCGGCTCACATGAAGGAGAGGTGGAAGGGGGTGGAAGTGTACGACTTCGCCGAATTCGTGGAAAGGAACGGCCTGGAGCTCCCGAGGGTCGACGCAAAGGTCACCCTCCATGAGCCCTGCCACGCCAAGGTGGTGGGAATCTCTGGTTACACCAGGGCCATGTTGAAGAGGATGGGAGTGCAGGTGGTCGAAATGGACGACCCCTCGTTCGAGTGTGGAGCTGGTGGGAGCTACTTCCTATTTCAGCCAGAGCTAGCCGACGCGATCTTCGAGGAGAAGGCCAGGAAGGTCGGAAGGACGGGGATTGAGACGGTCGTCTCCTCCAACCCGTCGTGTTCCCTCAGTCTCGGGAGGAAGTTCAAGGTGATCCACCCGGCTGACCTCCTCGACTAG
- a CDS encoding ParA family protein: MIVTVVNQKGGVGKTTTSVNLAYVLARTRNVGLLDLDPEGGTTVSFGMRREKVEREIGGKSVNIFDVEVFPAHLGLLRRELEGDVESTVASVRKVAEGFDVLVVDTPPNLGTLSLSATVAADKVVVPVTPQPLTMEVLKNLDSRLKGLNKRALAFTNGSKKPLKEGASSIEFVDVAIPQSRVFTDASRLGVPAVRYDEFRFRNGRLTQHYNALAKVITG, from the coding sequence ATGATAGTCACGGTGGTAAACCAGAAGGGAGGTGTGGGTAAGACCACCACCTCTGTCAACCTAGCTTACGTACTCGCCCGTACTAGAAACGTGGGCCTCTTGGACCTGGATCCGGAGGGAGGTACCACTGTCTCCTTCGGAATGAGGAGAGAGAAGGTGGAGAGGGAAATAGGTGGGAAGAGCGTGAACATATTCGACGTTGAGGTCTTCCCGGCCCACTTGGGACTCCTCAGAAGGGAGCTGGAGGGGGACGTGGAATCCACCGTGGCTTCCGTGAGGAAAGTAGCTGAGGGTTTCGACGTACTGGTGGTGGACACGCCGCCTAACCTCGGCACTCTGTCGCTCTCAGCGACGGTGGCCGCGGACAAGGTCGTGGTGCCCGTCACACCACAGCCGCTCACCATGGAGGTCCTCAAGAACCTAGACTCTAGATTAAAGGGGTTGAACAAAAGGGCGCTCGCCTTCACTAACGGCTCTAAGAAGCCGCTGAAGGAGGGTGCCTCCTCCATCGAGTTCGTTGACGTCGCAATACCGCAGTCTAGGGTCTTCACCGACGCCTCCAGACTCGGCGTCCCCGCCGTGAGGTACGATGAGTTCAGGTTCAGGAACGGAAGGCTCACGCAACACTACAACGCCCTGGCCAAGGTGATCACTGGTTGA
- a CDS encoding NAD(P)-dependent oxidoreductase, with product MKDSIVFDADLSPLRGTTLAVVGYGNQGSAQAKILRASGLDVIVGNVRDSYWEKAERDGFKVYDIPEAVERAQGALLLVPDEVMPQVFKEKVEPSIKGKDDFLLDFASGYNVAFGFVRPPSNADVVMVAPRMIGWGVTELHSKGMGYPVLVGVEQDASGAAWERALALAKGVGAIGLPGGVAVKSSFQEEALLDLMSEHTWVPVLFAAIKACFDVAVEEYGVSPAAALLEFYASGELAEIAQLMAQEGIFEQMKHHSTTSQYGTLTRFYKYYDQVRELVEGEAAQIWSGEFAREWSLEQQAGTPVFSRLWRLARESSMSKEEHELYRALKRR from the coding sequence GTGAAGGACTCTATAGTCTTCGACGCGGACCTCTCCCCTCTGAGGGGAACCACGCTAGCCGTCGTTGGATACGGCAATCAGGGAAGCGCTCAGGCTAAGATACTCCGGGCCTCAGGGCTAGACGTGATAGTGGGAAACGTCAGGGACTCCTACTGGGAGAAGGCGGAGAGGGATGGGTTCAAGGTTTACGACATACCGGAGGCGGTTGAGAGAGCCCAGGGGGCCCTCCTACTCGTCCCAGACGAAGTGATGCCTCAGGTCTTCAAAGAGAAGGTGGAACCTTCCATCAAGGGAAAGGACGACTTCCTTTTGGACTTCGCGAGCGGCTACAACGTCGCGTTCGGTTTCGTCAGGCCCCCCTCCAACGCTGACGTAGTCATGGTGGCACCCAGAATGATAGGTTGGGGGGTGACGGAGTTGCACTCGAAGGGGATGGGTTACCCTGTGCTTGTCGGAGTAGAGCAAGATGCCTCTGGGGCGGCTTGGGAGAGGGCGTTAGCCCTTGCCAAGGGTGTGGGGGCCATAGGGCTCCCTGGCGGAGTCGCGGTTAAGTCCTCCTTCCAGGAAGAGGCCCTTCTCGACCTCATGTCGGAGCACACCTGGGTCCCCGTCCTCTTTGCCGCAATAAAGGCCTGTTTCGACGTGGCAGTCGAGGAGTACGGCGTATCTCCTGCGGCTGCACTTTTGGAGTTCTACGCCTCAGGCGAATTGGCCGAGATCGCCCAGCTCATGGCACAGGAGGGAATATTCGAGCAGATGAAGCACCACAGCACTACGAGCCAGTACGGAACTCTAACGAGGTTCTACAAGTACTACGACCAGGTGAGGGAGCTCGTGGAGGGAGAGGCAGCTCAAATCTGGTCCGGCGAGTTCGCCAGGGAGTGGAGCCTCGAACAACAAGCTGGAACGCCTGTATTCAGCAGGTTGTGGAGGCTAGCCAGAGAGAGCTCCATGTCCAAGGAGGAGCACGAACTCTATAGGGCGCTCAAGAGGAGATAG
- a CDS encoding endonuclease V — protein MVYRGRTLDHLTVELLYSIQELVARNVKEEDLDLSAVRSVCCADVSYWRGEAFGVAVREQDGQRQVLRAEAKVDFPYVPGLLFVREAPVLLHLLRGIQCDLTFVDGHGLAHPRFAGLATVVGVLLQRPTVGVAKSRLTGELKEEGDITFVEVKGRRVGVKRGRYYYSVGNMVSLNNVVELSSRGYPPCLREADAETKRFRREYSLRIKGGG, from the coding sequence TTGGTCTATAGAGGGAGAACCTTGGACCACCTGACGGTTGAGCTCCTTTACTCCATCCAAGAGCTGGTGGCGAGGAACGTGAAAGAGGAGGATCTGGACCTCTCCGCTGTAAGGTCGGTCTGTTGCGCAGACGTCTCGTACTGGAGGGGGGAGGCCTTCGGGGTCGCGGTGAGGGAGCAGGACGGACAACGCCAAGTCCTCAGGGCCGAGGCCAAGGTGGACTTCCCTTACGTCCCAGGGCTGCTCTTCGTGAGGGAGGCCCCGGTATTACTGCACCTCCTCAGGGGAATTCAGTGCGACCTCACTTTCGTGGACGGACACGGACTGGCCCACCCCAGGTTCGCGGGGCTTGCCACGGTGGTGGGGGTTTTGCTCCAGAGGCCCACCGTGGGGGTCGCCAAGTCCAGGCTCACTGGGGAGCTGAAGGAGGAAGGCGATATTACCTTCGTGGAGGTGAAGGGGAGGAGGGTCGGAGTGAAGCGAGGGAGGTACTACTACAGCGTAGGTAACATGGTGAGCCTGAACAACGTGGTGGAACTGTCGTCCAGGGGATACCCACCGTGTCTCAGGGAGGCAGACGCGGAGACCAAGAGGTTCAGGCGGGAGTACTCCCTCCGGATAAAAGGGGGAGGTTAG
- a CDS encoding Sec-independent protein translocase subunit TatA/TatB, which translates to MLGSISDWAIVIVVAVILFGGASKIPELFRNLGRAMGELKRGQMEVQKELERELQANQNQLSQTQNQAKAEELQRKIQELQAELDRLKGNSVVKEKD; encoded by the coding sequence GTGTTAGGAAGCATCTCCGATTGGGCGATAGTAATAGTCGTGGCCGTCATACTGTTCGGGGGAGCAAGCAAGATCCCTGAGCTGTTCAGGAACCTCGGGAGGGCGATGGGTGAACTCAAGAGGGGTCAGATGGAGGTGCAGAAGGAGCTGGAGAGGGAGCTCCAGGCCAACCAGAACCAGCTCTCCCAGACCCAGAACCAGGCCAAGGCGGAGGAGCTCCAGAGGAAGATACAGGAGCTCCAGGCCGAGCTGGACAGGCTCAAGGGGAACTCGGTGGTGAAGGAGAAGGACTGA
- a CDS encoding MBL fold metallo-hydrolase encodes MEVVPIAFESLGVRSQATLVETRDVRILVDPAVSLAPRRYGLPPHQLEVDRLKELASKVYHAATEADVLVVTHYHYDHHDPGFVIPTSIYAGKAVLIKDPRRDVNRSQRVFRAPKFLKAIEGLPRSLESADGREFRFGGTTVKFSRAVPHGSDERMGYVVQVLVKDGDGSVLITSDVEGAPREAHLEFTRETKPNDVIVDGPLSYMLGHALSEEDLHRSIKNMEAMVREGLSRFVVDHHVLRDPMAEERLAPVRDVAMDLGVKFLNAAQFLGVEPVILEAKRRELYSRDNRRGDLSGLSLLE; translated from the coding sequence GTGGAAGTAGTTCCCATAGCTTTCGAGAGCCTAGGAGTGAGGTCCCAGGCTACCCTGGTCGAGACCAGGGACGTCAGGATTCTAGTGGACCCGGCGGTCTCTCTCGCGCCCAGGAGGTACGGCCTGCCTCCCCACCAACTGGAGGTGGACAGGCTCAAGGAACTGGCGTCGAAGGTGTACCACGCCGCGACGGAAGCCGACGTCCTCGTAGTGACGCACTACCACTACGACCACCACGACCCAGGCTTCGTGATACCCACCTCTATTTACGCAGGTAAGGCGGTGCTAATCAAGGATCCAAGGCGGGACGTGAACAGGAGCCAGAGGGTCTTCAGGGCCCCGAAGTTCCTGAAGGCGATCGAGGGCCTCCCCAGGTCCCTGGAGTCCGCCGACGGCAGGGAGTTCAGGTTCGGGGGCACCACAGTCAAGTTCTCCAGGGCCGTCCCCCACGGGAGCGACGAGAGGATGGGATACGTGGTGCAGGTGTTGGTCAAGGACGGGGACGGGAGCGTCTTGATCACTTCGGACGTTGAGGGAGCTCCACGGGAGGCTCACCTGGAGTTCACTCGAGAGACCAAGCCGAACGACGTGATAGTGGACGGTCCCCTGAGCTACATGCTCGGACACGCGCTCTCCGAGGAGGACCTCCACAGGTCCATCAAGAACATGGAAGCGATGGTGCGGGAGGGACTGAGCAGGTTCGTGGTGGACCACCACGTCCTGAGGGACCCCATGGCGGAGGAGAGGCTAGCTCCCGTGAGGGACGTGGCGATGGACCTAGGAGTGAAGTTCCTGAACGCGGCGCAGTTCCTCGGAGTTGAGCCCGTAATACTAGAGGCCAAAAGGAGGGAGCTCTACTCCAGGGACAACAGGAGGGGAGACCTAAGCGGTTTGAGTTTACTGGAGTAG
- a CDS encoding VIT1/CCC1 transporter family protein translates to MEAHEIKHYTHESDSFRTKVFGIQDGLIGVGSIILGTAGLTRDPLLIVAAGLIATAAQTLSMGVGEFISTRVRKQIIDNELRKEEFEIENFPEKEREELVEMYVDKGLSREEAVDMASKLMRDRKVVLREMMLNELKVTPEEFEEPAKLGLLMAGYLFLGGVLPLLPFLLWLVVPVGYLVAVSSSAAAIMVTLAGFGAAASKYTGLPGWRMALEQVATGGSALLASFIVGYGLGRVLHLPPQLLQ, encoded by the coding sequence ATGGAGGCCCACGAGATCAAGCACTACACGCACGAGTCGGACTCCTTTAGGACCAAAGTGTTCGGTATCCAGGACGGCCTGATAGGAGTAGGTTCCATAATACTCGGGACGGCGGGGCTCACGAGGGACCCACTCCTCATAGTCGCGGCCGGCCTCATCGCCACAGCCGCTCAGACCCTCTCGATGGGTGTGGGGGAGTTCATCTCGACTAGGGTGAGGAAGCAGATCATCGACAACGAGCTGAGGAAGGAGGAGTTCGAGATAGAGAACTTCCCGGAGAAGGAGAGGGAGGAACTCGTAGAGATGTACGTTGACAAGGGGCTCAGCAGGGAGGAGGCGGTGGACATGGCCTCGAAACTGATGCGGGACAGGAAAGTCGTGCTCAGGGAGATGATGCTCAACGAGCTCAAGGTGACGCCGGAAGAGTTCGAGGAGCCGGCGAAGCTCGGTCTACTCATGGCCGGCTACCTCTTCCTAGGAGGGGTGTTGCCCCTCCTCCCGTTCCTCCTCTGGCTGGTGGTTCCGGTCGGGTACTTGGTCGCCGTCTCGTCCTCCGCGGCAGCGATAATGGTGACCCTGGCGGGGTTCGGCGCCGCCGCCTCCAAGTACACGGGGCTCCCAGGTTGGAGGATGGCCCTGGAACAGGTTGCAACTGGTGGTAGTGCCCTCCTTGCTTCGTTCATTGTGGGCTACGGCCTCGGCAGGGTACTCCACTTACCTCCCCAGCTACTCCAGTAA
- a CDS encoding ABC transporter permease, giving the protein MRRVLLTTWAVLKDNLSNRFTLFWVVLFPLVLTVLFALIFGGASVHYVVFVYGVDAPRVASYLNGSGLFVATVSNESVQALRHGYLYVYLENQSALRILYPPQDGSLVKPLAALVEQSLASDSLAVAASPGGHYTYYSYLIAGIVGVISLSNGVFGVVGVVSGYYRDGLVERLGASPLENWEWVLSLMTYEVVIVLLSSAVILAVGLTLGFVPAVDLPFVGVLVLGTLMFSGLGAVIYGLTPKDKVFVAEGAANVLVFLLMFVSNAFYPVSQFPYFLRLVATYSPVSIVNDVVRDLILYQQAPAPWQFGAIAVLTLAFVGAGSRLLTLREAP; this is encoded by the coding sequence GTGAGGAGAGTCCTACTGACCACGTGGGCAGTCCTTAAGGACAACTTGAGCAACAGGTTCACCCTCTTCTGGGTCGTCCTCTTCCCGCTCGTCCTGACAGTCCTCTTCGCCCTAATCTTCGGCGGGGCTTCCGTTCACTACGTTGTGTTCGTTTACGGCGTCGACGCACCGCGAGTTGCCTCCTACCTCAACGGTAGCGGCCTCTTCGTCGCTACTGTGTCCAACGAATCCGTCCAAGCCCTCCGACACGGTTACCTCTACGTTTACCTTGAGAACCAGTCCGCGTTGAGGATCCTCTACCCGCCCCAGGACGGTTCCTTGGTCAAGCCCTTAGCGGCGCTCGTTGAACAGTCGCTCGCTTCTGACTCCCTAGCTGTCGCGGCGAGCCCAGGGGGACACTACACGTACTACTCCTACCTGATCGCCGGGATAGTCGGAGTGATATCCCTTTCCAACGGTGTCTTCGGCGTGGTGGGAGTTGTGAGCGGCTACTACAGGGACGGGTTAGTGGAGAGGTTGGGGGCCTCTCCCCTCGAGAACTGGGAGTGGGTGCTTTCCCTCATGACGTATGAAGTCGTCATAGTGCTCCTATCCTCGGCTGTGATATTGGCGGTGGGCCTGACCCTTGGGTTCGTCCCGGCAGTGGACCTCCCCTTCGTGGGAGTGTTGGTCCTCGGGACCCTGATGTTCAGCGGACTGGGGGCTGTGATATACGGTTTAACCCCCAAGGACAAGGTATTCGTGGCGGAGGGTGCAGCTAACGTCCTTGTCTTCCTCCTGATGTTCGTTAGTAACGCCTTCTACCCGGTGTCCCAGTTCCCCTACTTCCTCAGGCTAGTGGCGACGTACTCTCCAGTGTCCATAGTGAACGACGTGGTGAGGGACCTCATTCTGTATCAGCAAGCCCCCGCACCTTGGCAGTTTGGGGCCATAGCTGTGCTGACCCTGGCCTTCGTGGGCGCAGGGTCTAGGCTCCTCACACTCAGGGAGGCACCCTGA
- the tatC gene encoding twin-arginine translocase subunit TatC translates to MVAEEVPSSPRLLDHLQELARRARRVLLEVLAVLAIYFAVGITEVKVAGVKVPVPYPTIFQSLSSDFARFLLQTELPKGMTVITVSPFEPIYADLMISIFLAVFTLMPLILREVWGFVSPALYRHEKRLVRYSVLPSIALFAAGASFAYFVIIPAVLKFVMVYDVYLGVKPTIGLQAFVNFLVALMLGTGLAFEFPLVMSGLTYVGAVKSSTWKRNWRWGVVASFVIALIISPGTTGGLIETVIGATLTALYFVGVVASSAIEGRRSPLQ, encoded by the coding sequence TTGGTTGCAGAGGAGGTCCCCTCCTCACCGAGGCTCCTCGATCACCTCCAGGAGCTCGCAAGGAGGGCTAGGAGAGTACTACTGGAAGTCCTGGCGGTCCTAGCGATTTACTTCGCCGTTGGGATAACGGAGGTCAAAGTGGCCGGGGTAAAGGTTCCGGTGCCTTACCCTACCATATTCCAGAGCCTGTCGTCGGACTTCGCCAGGTTCCTGCTCCAGACCGAACTACCCAAGGGAATGACAGTGATAACCGTTAGCCCCTTCGAGCCCATATACGCCGACCTCATGATATCGATCTTCCTCGCCGTGTTCACACTCATGCCCCTGATCCTCAGGGAGGTGTGGGGGTTCGTGTCTCCCGCCCTCTACAGGCACGAGAAGAGGTTGGTCAGGTATAGCGTCCTGCCCTCCATCGCGCTCTTCGCCGCTGGGGCGTCCTTCGCCTACTTCGTAATAATACCAGCCGTCCTCAAGTTCGTCATGGTGTACGACGTATATCTAGGCGTGAAACCGACCATAGGGCTCCAGGCCTTCGTGAACTTCCTGGTGGCTCTGATGCTCGGCACCGGGCTCGCCTTCGAGTTCCCACTTGTGATGTCGGGACTCACGTACGTGGGAGCGGTCAAGTCCTCCACGTGGAAAAGGAACTGGAGGTGGGGCGTGGTGGCGTCCTTCGTCATAGCACTGATTATATCTCCCGGAACCACTGGCGGATTAATAGAGACGGTGATCGGGGCGACGCTGACTGCACTCTACTTCGTAGGTGTAGTAGCGAGTTCGGCTATAGAGGGGAGGCGCTCCCCTCTACAGTGA
- a CDS encoding DUF3211 domain-containing protein, protein MHVVREYGTSHEPEALVKVLGDPKFVLPRLFPPVKEVETRGTSFQAKGRFLGSSFSMSGEVYVSVDAVTYPFVLLAGSGKGDGRLTARFSPGSLVLAFDYDGWMNRLSGTFFMGRWFSNFGKGLEEEVRLERVRRKV, encoded by the coding sequence TTGCATGTAGTCAGGGAGTATGGTACCTCCCACGAGCCGGAGGCCCTGGTTAAGGTGTTAGGTGACCCTAAGTTCGTTCTTCCCAGGCTCTTCCCCCCTGTCAAGGAGGTGGAGACTCGAGGCACGTCCTTCCAGGCGAAGGGGAGGTTCTTGGGCTCGTCGTTCTCCATGAGCGGGGAAGTCTACGTTTCAGTCGACGCTGTCACGTATCCCTTCGTGCTACTGGCCGGCTCGGGGAAGGGGGACGGCAGGCTCACTGCCCGGTTCTCCCCAGGGAGCCTCGTCCTCGCTTTCGACTACGACGGCTGGATGAACAGGCTCTCCGGCACGTTCTTCATGGGGAGGTGGTTCTCCAACTTCGGGAAGGGCCTGGAGGAGGAAGTTAGGCTGGAGAGGGTCAGGAGAAAGGTCTAA
- a CDS encoding protein-tyrosine phosphatase family protein, with translation MYWIIKGFLGGSGMPFSGDEIDHWRETGVRRVLVLPQEWELEEGWGDSKYYFSQLRERGLSYMWLPIPDGAPPTREQFEEAVKWIDSGRGNLVHCVGGRGRTGTVLAGYLIVRRGLNARRAVEVVRSKREGAVETLQQLQFLWSIEGEPWTT, from the coding sequence GTGTACTGGATCATCAAGGGCTTCCTAGGCGGCTCTGGGATGCCGTTCAGCGGAGACGAGATAGACCACTGGAGGGAAACCGGCGTGAGGCGCGTGCTCGTCCTCCCTCAGGAGTGGGAGTTAGAGGAGGGGTGGGGGGACTCCAAGTACTACTTCTCCCAACTCAGGGAGAGGGGACTGTCCTACATGTGGCTTCCGATCCCAGACGGGGCGCCTCCCACCAGGGAGCAGTTCGAAGAGGCCGTGAAGTGGATCGACTCTGGGAGGGGAAACCTAGTGCACTGCGTGGGTGGGAGGGGTAGGACCGGCACGGTGTTGGCCGGCTACTTGATAGTAAGGAGGGGATTGAACGCGAGACGGGCCGTGGAGGTGGTCAGGTCCAAGAGGGAAGGAGCGGTGGAGACGCTACAGCAGCTGCAGTTCCTTTGGTCTATAGAGGGAGAACCTTGGACCACCTGA
- a CDS encoding enoyl-CoA hydratase/isomerase family protein, which yields MGSKFMVEMVDALKLVERDDSRVLALEGEGNFGAGVDLEELYEVSKNSDAVSKFFSSLRELFINLLRFRKPVVSLVTGVAYGASLELAILSDFVISSPEAKFSSPGMRWGLFPPVLLALGPSIMGTRRLNRFILTGEEVDAREAATMGLVDLVSPDPERELERLSKELLRNGPQVLALAKRLRTRDVEERILLYMKELVVQATTDEVKEGLRAFVFRRTPPWVPR from the coding sequence GTGGGTTCGAAGTTCATGGTTGAGATGGTCGACGCCTTGAAGTTGGTGGAGAGGGACGACTCAAGGGTCCTAGCCCTGGAAGGAGAAGGAAATTTCGGAGCGGGAGTTGACCTGGAGGAACTCTACGAAGTGTCCAAGAACTCTGACGCAGTGAGCAAGTTCTTCTCCTCCCTCAGGGAGCTCTTCATCAACCTACTCAGGTTCCGCAAGCCCGTGGTCTCGCTGGTCACTGGAGTGGCCTACGGGGCTTCGTTGGAGCTGGCAATCCTCTCCGATTTCGTCATTTCCTCGCCTGAAGCTAAGTTCTCGTCCCCTGGAATGAGGTGGGGGTTGTTTCCCCCCGTCTTGCTGGCCCTAGGCCCCTCCATAATGGGGACGAGGAGGCTCAACCGATTCATCCTCACTGGTGAGGAAGTGGACGCCCGGGAGGCGGCGACGATGGGTCTAGTCGACTTGGTATCCCCAGACCCAGAACGGGAGCTGGAGAGGTTGTCCAAGGAACTGCTAAGGAACGGCCCCCAGGTCTTAGCCCTAGCTAAGAGGTTGAGGACCAGGGATGTGGAGGAAAGAATCCTCCTCTACATGAAAGAGCTCGTAGTCCAGGCCACCACGGACGAAGTGAAGGAGGGCCTCAGGGCCTTCGTCTTCAGGAGGACCCCGCCGTGGGTTCCTCGATGA
- a CDS encoding DUF1634 domain-containing protein, translated as MNLERVVSLTLRTGVILSSALVIGGLVLFYVEGRNTTISSSYFNLSRMAQGLLHLDPLAIIMLGVAVLVATPVIRVLELGINYVAADRDRLYVALSFAVLALMLIGILLLPHVV; from the coding sequence ATGAACCTGGAAAGGGTGGTGAGCCTGACCCTCAGGACGGGCGTTATACTCTCGTCCGCCCTCGTGATAGGAGGTTTAGTGCTCTTCTACGTCGAGGGGAGGAATACTACCATCAGTTCGTCCTACTTCAACTTATCCCGCATGGCACAGGGGTTGCTCCACCTCGATCCATTGGCCATCATAATGCTGGGGGTGGCTGTGCTGGTGGCTACTCCAGTGATAAGGGTGTTGGAGTTGGGCATCAACTACGTAGCTGCAGATAGGGACAGGCTGTACGTGGCGCTGAGCTTCGCCGTCCTAGCGCTCATGCTGATAGGAATACTTCTGCTTCCACACGTGGTCTGA